From the Desulfovibrio sp. JY genome, one window contains:
- a CDS encoding MFS transporter, with amino-acid sequence MSDQIQKNTKGSWGVLMAFLALTQIGLVADNVLLTNAMSAIAKSLHATVSDLQIANLIYPLISAPVMVAAGILGGAFGWRKLLIVGLAIVVLAEALASVSTNILFFNYIARTLIGIGAGLCVPAVLGYITDNFSRAQMTTSFALLSASVALSAALAPIASGIVVMYLSWQAGFVILAALFLLCLLGFFFFAPRDAVSGGVARFDYAGFILLFVGLTTILLALSKASTWGVFFANSQAPFSIYQISPCLFFVLAGIALLCIFMRHENLREHKYGKDAVLLRCVLLTTPGIRAGLFMTGFYYYLAMGAAFVLVLYLQIVLKYNAIISGVIFAVVSVGMIGGSLLTPKFGQNFSLRAISLAGIGLSTVSTLLIVMAIGPDGFSFWLYVGSFFLGVGSGMVTAEAPYAVTSAIEDTFHDKQLAGQSSGAQGAARNVGQAIGLALVGLVLVVGLTTFTRTEILKNKSFPPSVDNLSRMVDSMAFVVDDNVRSFLKDRNIEDQYIEEIVAEYNKGRIFSVRASLLLLAVGGALFLLPAMSLTSRKLKDMRD; translated from the coding sequence ATGTCTGATCAGATACAGAAGAACACAAAAGGCTCCTGGGGTGTTCTGATGGCGTTTCTGGCCTTGACGCAGATCGGACTCGTGGCCGACAATGTATTGCTTACGAACGCCATGTCCGCCATCGCCAAGAGTCTGCATGCGACCGTATCCGATTTGCAGATCGCCAACCTCATCTATCCGCTGATCAGCGCCCCGGTCATGGTTGCCGCCGGCATTCTGGGCGGCGCGTTCGGCTGGCGAAAGCTCCTGATCGTGGGGTTGGCCATTGTGGTTCTGGCCGAGGCGCTCGCGAGCGTCAGCACGAACATCCTCTTTTTCAACTACATCGCCCGCACGTTGATTGGCATCGGCGCCGGGCTGTGCGTGCCCGCCGTCCTCGGGTACATTACCGACAATTTCAGTCGCGCCCAGATGACGACGTCATTCGCCCTCCTCAGCGCCTCCGTGGCGCTCAGCGCCGCATTGGCGCCGATCGCCAGCGGGATCGTCGTCATGTACCTGAGCTGGCAAGCCGGGTTCGTTATTCTGGCGGCGCTGTTTCTCCTGTGTCTTCTCGGCTTTTTCTTCTTCGCGCCACGCGACGCCGTAAGCGGCGGCGTGGCCAGGTTCGATTATGCGGGATTCATACTGCTCTTTGTCGGCCTGACGACAATATTGCTCGCCCTGTCAAAAGCCAGCACGTGGGGCGTTTTCTTTGCCAATTCACAAGCGCCGTTCTCGATTTACCAGATTTCTCCCTGCCTGTTCTTCGTGCTGGCGGGCATCGCCCTGTTGTGCATTTTCATGCGACACGAAAACCTCCGCGAACATAAATATGGCAAAGACGCTGTCCTGCTGCGATGCGTGCTTTTGACGACGCCCGGCATCCGGGCCGGCCTGTTTATGACCGGCTTTTATTATTACCTGGCCATGGGCGCCGCCTTTGTCCTGGTGCTCTACTTGCAAATTGTCCTTAAGTATAACGCCATCATCTCGGGCGTCATTTTCGCCGTCGTCTCGGTGGGAATGATCGGAGGCTCGCTGCTGACCCCGAAATTCGGCCAGAACTTTTCCCTCAGGGCAATCAGCCTCGCGGGCATTGGACTGAGCACTGTGTCCACCCTGCTGATCGTCATGGCCATCGGCCCGGACGGCTTTTCCTTCTGGCTGTATGTCGGATCGTTCTTCCTGGGAGTGGGCTCCGGCATGGTCACGGCGGAAGCGCCCTACGCCGTCACCTCGGCCATCGAGGACACCTTCCACGACAAACAACTGGCCGGCCAATCCTCGGGCGCCCAGGGGGCGGCGCGCAACGTCGGCCAAGCCATCGGGTTGGCCCTGGTGGGACTGGTGCTTGTTGTCGGGCTGACGACATTCACGAGAACGGAGATCCTGAAGAACAAGTCGTTTCCCCCTTCCGTGGACAACCTGAGCCGCATGGTCGACAGCATGGCTTTCGTGGTGGACGACAATGTCCGGTCATTTCTGAAAGACAGGAATATCGAGGACCAATATATCGAGGAAATCGTCGCCGAATACAACAAGGGACGTATCTTCTCCGTACGCGCATCCCTGTTGCTGCTCGCTGTCGGCGGCGCCTTGTTTCTCCTCCCGGCCATGAGCCTGACCAGTCGCAAGCTCAAGGACATGCGGGACTGA
- a CDS encoding transporter, with protein sequence MRKLSRHARRCSSILWLLLSLCLSGSALAAESGASHYTQGAYGDFLMAYVPGPGFSVRNDTIYQSAHMDGTLKGGRVYAGLDQTMVMNISTLTGMLEVEAIGGFLGAGFGVPFIVNEHVTGDVAADYNARSRLTGHTSDRHLAFSGGGDRGGLSDLFFMPLIANWTFGECHLTVMPMVFLPTGYYNKSSLTNLGMHYATFDGNIAFTWLRNKQYELSFDAGYMINTENMATRYLSGNQIHVDWTLAYHVNERLAFGAVGYLFAQTTPDSGQGASMGGFYSSGTGIGPAITYTATLGGKEFTLVTKWLHGLGASHSFLGETLYGSFIVSF encoded by the coding sequence ATGCGCAAGCTATCCCGACACGCACGCCGTTGCAGCAGCATCCTGTGGCTTCTGCTCTCCCTTTGCCTTTCCGGCAGCGCCCTGGCCGCCGAGAGCGGCGCCAGCCACTACACCCAGGGGGCCTACGGGGACTTCCTCATGGCCTACGTTCCGGGACCCGGATTTTCCGTGCGCAACGATACCATCTACCAGTCCGCCCACATGGACGGCACGCTCAAGGGCGGCCGCGTCTACGCCGGCCTCGACCAGACCATGGTGATGAACATCAGCACGCTCACCGGCATGCTCGAGGTTGAGGCAATCGGCGGCTTTCTTGGCGCGGGCTTCGGCGTGCCGTTCATCGTCAACGAACATGTCACTGGCGACGTGGCGGCGGACTACAACGCACGGTCCCGCCTGACCGGCCATACGTCCGACCGGCATCTGGCTTTCAGTGGCGGCGGGGACCGGGGGGGCCTTTCCGACCTCTTTTTCATGCCGCTCATCGCAAACTGGACATTCGGCGAATGCCATCTGACCGTCATGCCCATGGTGTTTTTGCCAACGGGCTATTACAATAAAAGTTCGCTCACCAACCTTGGCATGCATTACGCCACGTTCGACGGCAACATCGCGTTCACCTGGCTGCGTAACAAGCAATACGAGTTGTCGTTTGACGCGGGCTACATGATCAATACCGAGAACATGGCCACCCGCTATTTATCCGGGAACCAGATCCATGTGGACTGGACGCTGGCCTACCATGTCAATGAACGCCTGGCCTTTGGCGCGGTGGGGTATCTGTTCGCCCAGACGACGCCGGATTCGGGCCAGGGAGCCAGCATGGGCGGTTTTTACTCCTCGGGCACGGGAATCGGCCCGGCCATCACCTACACCGCAACCCTTGGCGGCAAGGAGTTCACGTTGGTGACCAAATGGCTCCACGGTCTGGGCGCCAGCCACAGCTTTCTGGGGGAGACTCTCTACGGCTCGTTCATTGTGTCTTTTTGA